ATCAGTGGAGCCGCCTTGCTTCATCGCTTCCACCAGCACCATGACCGCATCGTAGGCATAGGGCGCGAACACAATCACGTCGGCGCCGAAGCGCGCCTTATATCGCTGGTTGAAGTCCGCAAAGGCGACCATGGCCTCGCGCGGCGCGCCGGCCTGCGAGCAGTAGGCACCCTCGTTGGTGCCGGCTGCAAGCTTGCTCCATTCGCTGGTGCACACGCCATCGCCCGCGATGAAGGAGGCTGTCAATCCAAGTTGCTTCATCTGCCGGTTGACCAGCGCGGCCTGCGCGTCGGCACCGGCGTAGACGATCACATCGGGCTTGAGCCCGCGCAGGGTGGTGAGAATGGCCGAAAAGTCTGTCGAGCGGTCTGTGCCGAACTCGCGTTTGATGATTTTCACCCCTGCCTTGCCGAGGTCCGTGATCACTTGGTCGGCCAGGCCTTGCCCGTACGCGGTGCGGTCGTCGATGACCGCTGCGGTCTTTGCCTTGAGTGTGCGTGCGATGTAGCCGGCGATGCCGTCGGCTTGCTGCACATCGGTGGCCATGAGCCGCGCGGCGAACTTGTACCCAGCGCGCGTGTATTGGGGGTTGGTCGCGGCTGGCGCGACCTGCGGGATGCCGGCGTCGTTGTAGACGCGAGCCGCAGGGATGGTCGTGCCCGAGTTGAGATGGCCGACGATGCCATTCACCCGCATGTCGGCGAGCTTCTGCGCCACCGTGGTGGCACTGGCGGGATCCGCCCGGTCGTCCTCGACCACCGCCTCGAATCGCAGCCTGCGGCCGCCAATTGCGAGGCTCTGCGCATTGAGGTCCTCGATGGCGAGCCTCGCGCCGTTCTCCATGTCCTTTCCTAGGTGGGCGATGGCGCCGGTCAGCGGCGCGGCGACGCCGATGCGTACAGGCGCGTCCTGTGCCTGCGCCTGTGTGCCGGCGAGGGTAGCGATGACGAGCAAGGCGAGGACGTGGCGTTTCGACGGGTTCATGCGCAACTCCGTGGTTCGGGTGGATCGTGATTCGGGCCGGCTCAGCGCCGCAAGGCCTGGGTTAGAGTAGGCCGTCCAGATGGAATAAATTTCGCTGTTTTACCCAAGTGCGTGGAGCGCGGGCGGACGAAACGTGCGCAATACGCGCGTGCATCGAACGAAGCATTTTTCTTTTGCGGGCAATGCCGACATGGCCAGAACCAAATCCGACAACTTTGACGACATCCGGGCCACCATCCTCGACGCGGCCGCGGCGCTCTTTGCCAAGAACGGCTTTCGCAACACGAACATCATCGACATTGGCGCCGCCTGCAATGCGTCGAAGTCGCGCATGTATCACTACTTCCCCTCGAAGGAAGCAATGCTTGCGGAGATGCTTGGTAACCATGTGAGCGCCTTGGTGGCGATCGCGTCGGACTTGGTGTCTGCTCCAATCGATCCGCGTACACGGCTGCGCAACTACTTTCTCGCGCACCTCAAGTACTACTACGAGCAGCGCGACCGGCACACGGTGCTGATCGAGGATGTCTATCACCTGCCGGATGAACTGCGCGCGCAGGTGAATGCCAACGAGCAGAAGCTGGTGAACTTTCTGTGTGCGCTGCTGCGCGAGATCAACGCCCAGAAATTCAAGGACCGTCAGGCGGCGACCACGCATGCAATGCTGATGTATGGCATGCTGAACTGGACCTACACCTGGTATCAACCTACAGGGCGTCTTAGCCTTGATTCATTGGCCGATCAGGCGACCGACATGTGTTTGCATGGAATTGTGTAGCGTCTTCGTTGGAACACATCTTCGCAGCGGCGACGACGTAGAAGCCGGGGGCCTCCTCCCGCCCACCGAGCCAACTTTCGAGTGGGGAGACGCGCACCCCTCGTCTCCATTGCGGTCCTCGCCTACCGAGAACTGCCATCGCTGCTTTGCAGCACAGCAAGTGGATTTACGCGTTCAGCCCGCGGGGCTTGAGCAGACCGCGCAGCCCGGCGTACCACCGGCGGCACGCATTCGGGCTTGGCGGCTGGTTCAAGCCCTCGTTCGGCTTCAAGCGAAACGAGAGCTTGCTTGATGCGACGAGCATGGCGTCACGCACGTCTGAATCCTTAGCCGCCTGGCGGTACGGCCACCGGCGCAACGCTGAAAAGTCGTCAAGCGACGAATAGCGCGAGGCGCATTGCTTCCTGCTCGGCGGCGTTGCCCGGCTGCGGGTAAGCCCTAGCTGCCACAAAATGTTGTCCTTCATTTATATTCCGTCTGGAAGGATAAAGAAATTGCAAACGACCGATATCACCAGTACCTGCGCATTTCTCGAGCAGTACTTCGACCAGATCGAGGAGGGTGCCAGCTTCCGTTCGCGCGGACGCACCCTCACAGAGGCCGACATACTTCAGTGGTGCGCGCTGACCGGGGACTGGTACGTGCTGCACACCGACGCGCACCATGCGGCGCGCACGCGCTTTGGCCAACGCATCGCGCCCGGCCTGATGTTGCTGGCCTATGCGGCCGGCCTCGGCATTCCGCCCGCTGCGCCGGCGATCGTCGCGAACTACGGCAGCGACGCGCTGCGATTCACGGCGCCGGCGTTCATCGGCGACACCATTCATCTCGAGGCCGCAGTGCTCGAGAAGACGGTGAAGCGCCCCGCCACCGACGGGGTGCTGCGGCTGCAGTGGAACGTTCACAACCAAAACGGGCTGCTGCTGATGGCCAGCGAACTGCGCATCCTGATGGCTTTCCAGGGAGCTGCGCGATGAGCGGCGGGATCTCTACCGAAGCGGTGCGCCTGACGCTGGAACTGCCGCTCGCAGTCGTCGCGATCGACCGACCCGCTGCGAAGAACAGCCTGCGTCTCGACGAGATGACGGCGATCGCCGACGCAATCGGCGAAGCGGTGTCCGCTGGTGCGCGCGCGGTGCTGGTGCGCGGCACACGCCATGCCTTCTGCGCCGGACGCGACCTCAAGGACACGCATCCCGAGACCGACGACACGCTCGCGATCCTGCGCGAGCGGATCAACCCGGTCCTTGCCGCCGTGCGTGACTGCCCGGTGCCGACGATCGCAGCGGTGCAGGGCCCCGCGCTGGGCTTCGGCTTCGGGCTGGCGCTGGCCTGCGACATCGCGCTCGTTGCCGACGATGCGCTGCTAGGCAGTCCGTTCCGCAACATCGGCGCGGTGCTCGACTCAGGCGGTCATCATCACCTGCGCGAACGCGTCGGGCAGCATCGTGCAGCCGAGCTGATATTCCTGGGGCGGCTGATCTCGGGGCGTGAAGCCGCAGCGATGGGGCTCGTCAACCGAAGCGTGGCGGCCGAAGCGCTGGACGAGATCGCTCTGCAGATGGCGCGCGAGATCGCGGGTGGTCCAACTGCCGCCTTTGTTGCGTCGAAGCGAATCCTGTCGCGCGCGCTTTCTTTCGAAGAGACGCTCGAGCTCGAGGCGATCGCGCAAACCGAGGCGTTGGGAGGACCCGATGGCATCGAAGGCATCGGCGCTTTCCAGCAAAAGCGCAAGCCGCGCTTCATCGGACGCTAGGCGATGGCTATGACCCCCGCTCCTGATACAGCGCGTTCGCCGCGCGCCCACTTCCTTGCCGCGTTGGCCGAAGGCCGGCTGGTCTACCAGTTCGACCACGGCGCGGGTCGCGCGGTCTTTCCGCCGCAGGCCGTGGGACCGGGTGGACGACCCGGCGATCTCGAATGGCGCACCAGCCGTGGCAAGGGTACGGTCCATGCGTGCACCGAGGTGCAGCGGCGCGACGGCTCGTTCAACATCGCGCTGGTCGATCTCGACGAGGGATTCCGCATGATGGCCACGGTGGTCGATGCGTCCCCCGGCTCACTGCGCATCGGGCTGCGCGTGGCCGCGCGCATCGAGCTCTGGAACGATGTGCACCGCGTGGTCTTCGGAGCGCTCGCATGATGGCAACGAACCTGCGCGGCGCGACCGCGATCGCTGGCATCGGCAGCACCGGCTTCGCGACGATGCCGGTACTTTCATCGCCTCTCGACGCGATGTCGTTGGCCTCGGTGCGCGCGCTCGACGACGCGGGGCTCTCGTTGGCCGATGTCGATGGCGTGTTCGCGGCCGGGCTTCAGCTCTTCATGCCCACGCTCAGCTTGTGCGAGTACCTGGGCCTGCGCCCACGCTACACCGACTCAACCCAGGTCGGCGGCGGTGCCTTCCTCGCTCACTTGAATCACGCGCGAGCCGCGATCGCGGCCGGACTCTGCTCGGTCGCGTTGATCGCCTATGGCAGCACGCAGAAGTCCGCGGGCGGACAGTTCGCGACCCATTCCGAACCCAACCCCTACGAAGTGCCCTATGGCTACCCGGGCCCGCTCGCGGCCTACGCGATGGTCGCGCAGCGCCACATGCATGAGTTCGGCACCTCGCGCGAGCAGATCGCGCAGGTGGCGGTGAGCGCGCGCGACTGGGCGCGGCTGGACACCGACGCGCCAGATCCGGGGCCGCTGTGCATCGAGGATGTGATCGCGGCGCGGCCGGTGGCGCATCCGTTAACCGTGCGCGATTGCTGCCTCGTGACCGACGGCGGCGGCGCGCTGGTCGTGGTCTCGGCCGATCGCGCCGCACAGCTTCGACGCGAGCCGGTATATCTTCTCGGCGTGGGCGAAGCCGCCACGCACCGCAGCATCGCGCAGATGCCGGACCTGGTGCGCACCGCAGCCGCAACATCCTCGGCCACGGCCTATGCACAGGCCGGCTTCGGGCCGAAGGACATCGACGTGGTGCAGTTCTACGACGCCTTCACGATCATGCCGATCGTCTTCGCCGAGGACACGGGCTTTTGCGCCAAGGGAGAGGGCGGTGCCTTCCTCGACGGCGGTCGCACCTCGCCGGGCGGCGATTTCCCGATGAACACCAACGGCGGTGGGCTCTCACTCGGCCATCCAGGCATGTTCGGCATCTACACCGCGATCGAATCCGTGGTGCAGTTGCGCGGCGATGCCGGTGCGCGCCAGGTGGCCGGCGCCGAACTCGCGCTGGCCCACGCGCCGGGCGGCTACATGTCGAGCCAATGCACTGCAATCTTCGGCACCGCCGCCACGCTCTGAACCCACCATGAAACTCCAAGCCCTCCAACAGAAACACGCCGGCCGCCTGGCCGATGCCATCGCCGCCGTGGCCCGCCGCGGCTACCACAGCGCCTATCCCGAGGATCCGGCGCATCCCGTCTATGCCGATGGCTCGCGCGAAGCCGGCGAGGCGGTTGTGCGCGCGCGCTGGATGCAGCGCGATGGCGCGATCCGCGGTGAGGAACGCAGCGCCTTCGGCGCGCCGTTCGACACGGCCTACGCCGACGAGCCGGTAGACGCCGTGCTCGCACGCGCCGAAGCCGTGGCGCCGGCATGGGCCGCGCTCGACCCGGCCGAGCGCGCCGCGGTGGCGCTCGAGATCCTCGAGGCGCTGCAGCAGCGCGCTTTCGAGATGGCTTTCGCCTGCACGCACGCCTGCGGCCAGCCGTTCGCGATGGCCTTCCAGGCCGGCACGGCGCATGCACTGGACCGCGCGCTCGAGGCCGTGGCCATCGCCGTGCGCGAGATGGGCGCCTATCCGGCGCGCGTGCTCTGGGAGAAGCCCGATGCGCGCCGGCCGCTGCGCGTGGAGAAGACTTTCGAGATCCTGCCGCGCGGCATCGCAGCCGTGATCGGCTGCGCTACCTTCCCGACCTGGAATTCCTATCCGGGCCTGTTCGCAAGCCTGGTCACGGGAAACCCGGTGATCGTGAAGCCGCATCCCACAGCCGTGCTGCCGCTCGCGCTGTGCGTTGATACGGCGCGCACCGTGCTCGCGCGCCTGGGTCTCGACGCCGATGTGGTGCAACTGCTGGTCGACACGCGCGTTGCGCCCAAGACCAAGGCGCTTGCGCTCGATGCGCGCGTGAAGCTGATCGACTTCACGGGCGGTCCCGAATTTGGCGAGTGGCTCGAGACTCACGCGCGCCAGGCCCATGTCTTCACCGAGAAGGCCGGCGTCAATGCGGTGCTGATCGAGAGCACCGGCGACTACCCGGGCCTGATACGCAACCTTGCGCTCACGCTGAGCCTCTACAGCGCCCAGATGTGCACCACGCCTCAGAGCCTGTACCTGCCGCGCACGGGCATCCGACTGCAGGACGGCATGGCGAAGACGGTCGAGGATTTCAAGGCCGACCTCGCCGCAGCCGTGGGCAAGCTGGTCGCCGATCCGGTACGCGCCGTCGAATTGCTGGGCGCGATCCAAAGTGATGCCACCGAGGCGCGCGCCGTCGAGGCCACGTCGATCGGCGAGCCGGCGTTCGTCTCGCGCCGGCTCGCGCATCCCGAGATGCCCGATGCGGTGCTGCGCACGCCGGCCCTGTACACAGTGCCGCCCGAAGCCCTCGACACCATCGCGCGCGAGCACTTCGGCCCGATCAGCCTGCTGATCGTGACCGAGGACGCGGACGCAGCGCTGCGGCATGCGCACGAGGTCACGCGCTTGCGCGGTGCGATCACCTGGTCGGTGTACTCGCGCGACGAGGCCTTCGTGGGCCGCGTGAAGCACGCGGCCGCCGACGCTGGCGTGCACCTCACGCTCGACATGACCGGCCCGGTGCTCGTGAACCAGTCCGCGGCCTTCAGCGACCTGCACGTGAGCGGCCACAACGCGGCCGGCAATGCGGCGCTGTGCGACACGGCCTTCGTGCTCCCGCGCTTCCGCGTGCTGCAGACGCGCCGCTACCTCGCCGCCTGAGGCGCGGCCACTGCCACGAA
Above is a window of Variovorax sp. PMC12 DNA encoding:
- a CDS encoding enoyl-CoA hydratase/isomerase family protein, yielding MSGGISTEAVRLTLELPLAVVAIDRPAAKNSLRLDEMTAIADAIGEAVSAGARAVLVRGTRHAFCAGRDLKDTHPETDDTLAILRERINPVLAAVRDCPVPTIAAVQGPALGFGFGLALACDIALVADDALLGSPFRNIGAVLDSGGHHHLRERVGQHRAAELIFLGRLISGREAAAMGLVNRSVAAEALDEIALQMAREIAGGPTAAFVASKRILSRALSFEETLELEAIAQTEALGGPDGIEGIGAFQQKRKPRFIGR
- a CDS encoding Zn-ribbon domain-containing OB-fold protein, whose amino-acid sequence is MTPAPDTARSPRAHFLAALAEGRLVYQFDHGAGRAVFPPQAVGPGGRPGDLEWRTSRGKGTVHACTEVQRRDGSFNIALVDLDEGFRMMATVVDASPGSLRIGLRVAARIELWNDVHRVVFGALA
- a CDS encoding TetR/AcrR family transcriptional regulator, which encodes MRNTRVHRTKHFSFAGNADMARTKSDNFDDIRATILDAAAALFAKNGFRNTNIIDIGAACNASKSRMYHYFPSKEAMLAEMLGNHVSALVAIASDLVSAPIDPRTRLRNYFLAHLKYYYEQRDRHTVLIEDVYHLPDELRAQVNANEQKLVNFLCALLREINAQKFKDRQAATTHAMLMYGMLNWTYTWYQPTGRLSLDSLADQATDMCLHGIV
- a CDS encoding branched-chain amino acid ABC transporter substrate-binding protein; this translates as MNPSKRHVLALLVIATLAGTQAQAQDAPVRIGVAAPLTGAIAHLGKDMENGARLAIEDLNAQSLAIGGRRLRFEAVVEDDRADPASATTVAQKLADMRVNGIVGHLNSGTTIPAARVYNDAGIPQVAPAATNPQYTRAGYKFAARLMATDVQQADGIAGYIARTLKAKTAAVIDDRTAYGQGLADQVITDLGKAGVKIIKREFGTDRSTDFSAILTTLRGLKPDVIVYAGADAQAALVNRQMKQLGLTASFIAGDGVCTSEWSKLAAGTNEGAYCSQAGAPREAMVAFADFNQRYKARFGADVIVFAPYAYDAVMVLVEAMKQGGSTDPLVYGPKLTSVKLTGLIGPIAFDARGDNLRGTVTIYQVRAGKLVPAP
- a CDS encoding acetyl-CoA acetyltransferase, which produces MATNLRGATAIAGIGSTGFATMPVLSSPLDAMSLASVRALDDAGLSLADVDGVFAAGLQLFMPTLSLCEYLGLRPRYTDSTQVGGGAFLAHLNHARAAIAAGLCSVALIAYGSTQKSAGGQFATHSEPNPYEVPYGYPGPLAAYAMVAQRHMHEFGTSREQIAQVAVSARDWARLDTDAPDPGPLCIEDVIAARPVAHPLTVRDCCLVTDGGGALVVVSADRAAQLRREPVYLLGVGEAATHRSIAQMPDLVRTAAATSSATAYAQAGFGPKDIDVVQFYDAFTIMPIVFAEDTGFCAKGEGGAFLDGGRTSPGGDFPMNTNGGGLSLGHPGMFGIYTAIESVVQLRGDAGARQVAGAELALAHAPGGYMSSQCTAIFGTAATL
- the paaN gene encoding phenylacetic acid degradation protein PaaN, whose product is MKLQALQQKHAGRLADAIAAVARRGYHSAYPEDPAHPVYADGSREAGEAVVRARWMQRDGAIRGEERSAFGAPFDTAYADEPVDAVLARAEAVAPAWAALDPAERAAVALEILEALQQRAFEMAFACTHACGQPFAMAFQAGTAHALDRALEAVAIAVREMGAYPARVLWEKPDARRPLRVEKTFEILPRGIAAVIGCATFPTWNSYPGLFASLVTGNPVIVKPHPTAVLPLALCVDTARTVLARLGLDADVVQLLVDTRVAPKTKALALDARVKLIDFTGGPEFGEWLETHARQAHVFTEKAGVNAVLIESTGDYPGLIRNLALTLSLYSAQMCTTPQSLYLPRTGIRLQDGMAKTVEDFKADLAAAVGKLVADPVRAVELLGAIQSDATEARAVEATSIGEPAFVSRRLAHPEMPDAVLRTPALYTVPPEALDTIAREHFGPISLLIVTEDADAALRHAHEVTRLRGAITWSVYSRDEAFVGRVKHAAADAGVHLTLDMTGPVLVNQSAAFSDLHVSGHNAAGNAALCDTAFVLPRFRVLQTRRYLAA
- a CDS encoding MaoC/PaaZ C-terminal domain-containing protein; this encodes MQTTDITSTCAFLEQYFDQIEEGASFRSRGRTLTEADILQWCALTGDWYVLHTDAHHAARTRFGQRIAPGLMLLAYAAGLGIPPAAPAIVANYGSDALRFTAPAFIGDTIHLEAAVLEKTVKRPATDGVLRLQWNVHNQNGLLLMASELRILMAFQGAAR